One Candidatus Paceibacterota bacterium genomic window carries:
- a CDS encoding GIY-YIG nuclease family protein — protein MNYYVYVIYNHRNNKIYIGQTINLVKRLKQHNDSSFKKFTSRYSGEWVLVHKESLASRSEAVVREKQLKSYQGRKFIKSKIINSWYPPAGGGRASTNNL, from the coding sequence ATGAACTACTATGTTTACGTTATCTATAATCATCGGAATAATAAGATTTATATAGGCCAAACTATTAATTTAGTTAAACGATTAAAGCAACACAACGATTCTTCATTTAAAAAATTCACTTCTAGATATTCAGGAGAGTGGGTTTTAGTTCACAAAGAATCATTGGCAAGTCGTTCTGAAGCGGTTGTTAGAGAAAAACAACTAAAATCTTATCAAGGAAGAAAGTTCATTAAAAGTAAAATAATAAATTCGTGGTATCCGCCAGCTGGCGGAGGTAGAGCATCCACAAATAATTTATAA